Below is a window of Maylandia zebra isolate NMK-2024a linkage group LG19, Mzebra_GT3a, whole genome shotgun sequence DNA.
aaacaggaaaGCTATCATTGTCCCTTGTTGCAGCTAATGCTACAGGATGGGCTATTGCTGCTATCCCTTTGCCAAACATTAAACAGATATATTAAAATGGTTTGATTCACATGTAACTAATGTTGATACAGGCACAAGACCGAAATCCAgcatttaagataagatagaatAAGTTGGTAGCTAGCTAGCACAtgaattttattttccataaaaGAGAGTAAATGTTAGTTTTATACTTTATTGTATTGTCAATGATAATACTCTTAatatataaagatttaaaagctGGGGCTAAGAAATTAGCCATATCAACTAAAATGGTGGAAATGAAAAGCATTGATTAACTCTTAAATAACTGCCAGTGTCAGGATTTCTGCATCCTGATACCATCCCTCTAGAAAATTAACATTATGCTTTACAATGTCAACTACCGAGACAAAAACGTTAACTCTTTCCACCCAGcattgtttcatttatttatttacacgtGTGCTTTCATCATGTTTTCTCTATTCATTTAGTTAAGCTCAttaggaaaataaaaaaggaaaactaaagaGAAATCCAATGCTGCAGCACCACAAAACATAATGCAATCAATAGACACACATTACAACCATACCTTTACAGTAAACACAGTATTTTAAGATACAGTAAATGCTGTGAGTGAAGTGCTTCATTTTGGcattaataaacacaaaaagctCACCTCTACAGGATATCTTCTTGTGATTTTATAAAGTAGCCTATTTACATTTTGTGATATGTCTCATATGTCTCATACCGCAGTTAGCAACCATGTGCTCTTGATGTCCTTGTCCAagcattttgagttttaaaCCTACTTACGACTAGCACCTTTACTTCAGGTATAATTGGGAGTATAAAAAGGTGAGTTTTGTAGTGCTTTCAAAATCAAAGTATGGTGACAGAAGTGTAGGTGGTTGTTACTCATTTACTCCAAGGCATTTAAAAGACATCTTGTGCGAGGGCAGGTGCTAATTTACAGTTATACTCGCCTGCAGACATGCTGGATTCACCTTTATTGCTCCTGTCTCCATCACAAGTTATGGCCTGTATGTGCGATGTTTGGACTGGCAGTGCATCAGATTGGAATGGGTAAAACATACTCAGGATAAATTCATACTAGATATGATTGGAAGTTTGAAACACAATACCttgtacaattaaaaaaaataaaaataaacatttcaagcaCACAACAGTGAAATTCAATCACGTAACTGGCAACCAGATGCTGTGCAAGGCAAAAGCGAGCAAACATCATTTTACACCAAAACCTCCAAGCCGTGGTGTTTAAGGTCTGGGTGGCACACAGTAGGGCTGAAATTTATGACGAGAGAGAAGTCATCGGACAGCGAATGCTTATGTGGCCTCTTTCTTCTCCCTTTGGGCATTTCTCCGAATCTTCATCTCTGTCAGCTGAATATAGCGGATGACATTGGTGTCTGGAAAACAAAGGCAGGAAAAGGCTGATTTATTTCCTGCTCAGACAGGAAACGGTGCATCAATAAGGTCGTAAATCTTCCATTTAAACACAACTCTGTAGTACATGGAATTAAAGCAGCTAGAAGTCATTTATACCACAGCTTTTTGgcagtgcaaaaacaaaacaagctccATATGAAGATCTTGTgtatctgcagtttttttttttgtaaatgatcTTACTAGCTTAgtacataaataaacaaacatacacaTAACAAATAGATATTAACCACGTGAAGGAGGCTGTTTGCAGACTCCTCTTCATCTACAGTTTTCCCACCTGCCATTCAAGCAACAAATACACCTCTAAAGTTGTCATATTACCTAACTTGACTAGTTTTCCTGTGTTATTTTCTGTAGCTCTGATTAATGTTGGGTGACATGAATGAAGCACCCACATTGAAAAGGCCAAGGTTGTGCTAGAAAATCTGATTCACTGTGCGTATCTTAGGCACCAGATTTCTGCCCAATTATTTAAATAACATCTAGGAACAGAATCACAAATAGGCCAAAAGCCCACAGTGATAATTTTACTCTTAATCTTGTAAATTTCATATTATTAATCAAATACCTGGTTCCCCCTGTTAGCTTTTAGATGTGAAACATCTTCAGGAACTCAATAGAAGTCCAGCTACCTCTGTCTCAAGCACTCTGTACTATGTTAAACATGTCACTCAGTGGTTTCACTGTCATATCTGCAATGCACTTGATATTTTTGCATGAAGTCAGTTTAGTGCCAGTCAACAGCCTGCTATTCCATTTCTATACCACAACAGtcacctgttttattttatttatttattgaagtCCACAAATATCTCTGCAGTGCACCTGTTCATGTTCATGTGAAACACTTTTACATGATACACAAGCTACTGTCAGCTACACCCTTGTTCacaggggtcaccacagcaggtagctccgcatgttttttgtttttgtttttttacaccagatgcccttcctgatacaaccccaaagggatttATGTCTCCTCCAGggatcttttgttttttgggcaAATGTATAAACCACTACACTAATGAGCCACTACAACACTAATGCCGTCTTTTTACCTTGTCCCAGAACTCCGTTTCTTTAAATGCTCAAAGCAACTAAATTAGATATCTTCTATTTGGTCCAGACTGAAATACTGAATctcacccacattttgaattgCAATGAAGCATGATGAAGGATGACTCctacttgtttttattttattttctctactAGTCATCTCATCACCCTTAAATGTTTTTCACAGTCAGCAAGCTGCATAAATAATGTATTGTGTATTTCAGATATTAGTGTAATGTTCCTTGCCATGAACCAGCAATCCTTACCTGAAGGTTCCTGCTTGTTTGACTCCTTCAGGTAGTACAGGGCTTTCTGGAAGTCTCCTAGGTGGTAATAGGCCACTCCAGATCGGTACAAAGCTTTGAAGTTTTTTCCTTCCTTGTTAAGCACTTTCAGGCAATATTCCTTTACTCGTTCATAGTTCACCAGCTCCATTTGCAAAAGACAAGCTAGAAAGAGATTAAAAGAGGGGAGAGAGGGCGAAACTCCTGATCACACTGCAAGACCCAATGTTAGACTTGCATTATTTTACTGAACTACTAATATGTCCTGTCAGGGActaaaacacagctgattcttTGGTTAAATCTTAAACATATAGCAAATATTATACGTTTGCCAAGGGGTGAATAAATATACCATTTATGCAAAGtgataattaaaaagaaagtgaGGCGGATTGTGGGGTAAGCCTGAGAATGACTCATACTGGCAGTGAATCATTCATGAGCTCTGGAGTATTCCCAGAATTTCCCTCTGCTGAAAAGACAGCTGATAAGTGGAATCTGTGTCCATCTGTGGGAAATGTATGCGAGAAACGTCTCTTACCGGCCAGACTGTTGTAACACTCCAGCTCTGCGTTCTCCATTGCCCCCTTCTGCTCATCCGTCAGCGTGGTGGACTTGCTGATGGTCGGCAGCAGGGAGGAGGGTGACTTGGAGCTTGTGTCCGGATCCCCCAGAACCCTGCACAGCCCTTTAATCTCGAGCAGAGCCCGGTGATACTTGCCGATTGCCTCTCGGTACTTCTTATCCTTGTAGCACTGGGTGCCTTGGCTCTTAAAGTCCAGCGCCCGTCTCACGACGTCCGCTGGTTCGTTGTAGGATGGTTGTTTCAGCATCGACCCACCATGATGCTTCTGctgctggagctgctgctgataTCTGGCATCTTTGGTCCGGCTGCTGCTGTTAGGGGGGTGAGCGCACTGCTGAAGCCGTGGGGATCCGCAGGCGTTGTCAGTGTGGCTGCCTTTGCCACTATCCACCCTGCCGTCGTGCGCAGCCTGGATCACACTCATCTTCAACGTTATTTCTATTATAGCTGCCCTGCCCGGCTGTAAATTAGCTGGGAAATTGAGGCTTTTCACTGCATCCTCTCGGCTGTATCGCGCCTTCGCCTCGCCAGTGTCGCAACTACGTCTGTGTGCGCACCCCTACGCGATGCGCGCTCCTCTGTTGTAGCCTGCTCTCGTATGTTTCTCTTCAAACGCGCCGATTGGTCGATACACACAGAGCCAGTGGTCCCATGGGGGTCCCACACCAGGAAGAAGAGGTTTAATATCATTATCAATTTATCTGCAACCTGTGAGAAATGAGAGGGAAGTTACAGTCCTGTATTtgaattaacattttttttaaagaagaagttATTCTATTTCCCCTTCAGACGCCAGTGGTAATTTGTGGCCCAATCGGGGATTTCTTGTATTTCTAAATAAGGCCAAATGACCGTGTAATAAATTGCCGTATTTCATCCTTCCTAAGCCATATACCCCATGGAAAGACTTGATCGGAgtgaatataatttttttttttttttttggggggggggggggggggggggggggttggtgtCACGCTTGTCTTAAAGTGGAGGAATGTAGTCATCTCTACTCAGATGAATCAGATAAAGCTCATCCAGCTCATTTTATCTCTACAGAGCAGCTTTGCCAGAGCAGCTACTCTTGACAGGCTACAGACTCCTAATTACAGACTATGATGTCATTCGGATGGGGTTTTTGCAGGATGATAGTGTTATTAGTCTCTGTTATGAAGACGGAAGGGCATGTGTAGGAGCATTTTCGGGCATACGGTTTCATTTTGACTGGCCATTGTGTCAGGTTGTTTGTTCACCGTGTCTGTCCTGTGACTGTCACTGGGGCAATGAAGTCAGCTGTCTGTCTGGGTGTGTCTCTGGAATTTCAGCGTTGAACAAATGCTGCTGATCAGAAATAAAGACCATGTAACCCATGAAATCGTTATCACGCGCCTGGGATCTACAGCATGCTGCTGTCAACAAGTGCGAACACGTGTAAAAATGTCTCTGCAGTTCTTAGCCTTACTACAAGAGTTTGTATGCACTGAAAGTGAGGGTAGAATTTAAGGTTTTAAGtcaatactaaatactaaatgaGATCAGTTAAA
It encodes the following:
- the ttc9 gene encoding tetratricopeptide repeat protein 9A, which codes for MSVIQAAHDGRVDSGKGSHTDNACGSPRLQQCAHPPNSSSRTKDARYQQQLQQQKHHGGSMLKQPSYNEPADVVRRALDFKSQGTQCYKDKKYREAIGKYHRALLEIKGLCRVLGDPDTSSKSPSSLLPTISKSTTLTDEQKGAMENAELECYNSLAACLLQMELVNYERVKEYCLKVLNKEGKNFKALYRSGVAYYHLGDFQKALYYLKESNKQEPSDTNVIRYIQLTEMKIRRNAQREKKEAT